In the genome of candidate division KSB1 bacterium, one region contains:
- the glgX gene encoding glycogen debranching protein GlgX yields MSTKQEPKPNLLEVIGDEFAITRGSPTPLGASAQKSGINFAIFSKHATSVTLVLFISGEHEPVAEIPLDRDLNQTGDIWHIFIHGLEPEIRYCFRANRQSNKNEKVHRFNKSHLLLDPYAKAFSGASKWGQTYQRNGSSKPTRSQNLRRGLVVEENFDWQNDQPLNRALADSIIYELHVRGFTRHASAKVKSPGTFAGLIEKIPYLKDLGITAVELLPINEFEEIEGYRFSPKTRERLLNFWGYNSIGFFAPKASYANDSRNGNQVKEFKTLVKAMHDAGIEVILDMVFNHTAEGNERGPVYNFKGLDNSVYYIIDPETGRYHNYSGCGNTLNCNHPVVRDLILDCLRYWVTEMHVDGFRFDLASIFGRGQDGSVLANPPLIERIAHDPTLANTKLIAEAWDAAGLYQVGSFPAWGRWAEWNGKFRDDIRSFVIGEPGMVSALTKRLSGSADLYQGSGRAPYHSINFITSHDGFTLADLVSYNKKHNQENGESNRDGSDHNLSWNCGHEGPSDSEEINSLRLRQTKNLAALNLLSHGVPMILAGDEFGRTQRGNSNAYCQDNEISWLNWHTAEVHYGLLRFFKLLIQFRRQHPNLRRMSFAQDEEQPPVISWHGVQLRDPDFSHDSRSIAMHIHSNSTDNDLFLIANAYWEALTFELPKLDQPWVRVLDTRLPSPDDIAEINKEIKLPQQASCQIHSRSVVLLMAK; encoded by the coding sequence ATGTCCACGAAACAAGAACCCAAACCCAACTTGCTCGAAGTCATCGGCGATGAATTTGCAATCACCAGAGGCTCGCCAACTCCGCTTGGCGCTTCAGCTCAGAAGAGTGGAATTAATTTTGCCATTTTCTCGAAACATGCGACTTCGGTAACCCTGGTGTTATTTATTTCCGGCGAGCATGAACCGGTCGCCGAGATACCTTTGGACCGGGATCTAAACCAGACAGGCGATATTTGGCACATCTTCATTCACGGACTGGAACCGGAAATCCGCTACTGTTTTCGGGCGAATCGTCAATCCAATAAAAATGAAAAAGTGCACCGGTTTAACAAGTCTCACCTCCTTTTGGATCCGTACGCCAAAGCATTTTCCGGGGCTTCCAAATGGGGGCAGACTTATCAACGAAATGGGTCATCTAAACCAACCCGGTCGCAAAACCTGAGACGCGGCCTCGTGGTTGAGGAAAATTTTGATTGGCAAAATGACCAGCCCTTGAACAGAGCATTGGCGGATTCAATTATTTACGAGCTGCATGTCCGGGGGTTTACGCGTCACGCTTCGGCAAAAGTTAAAAGTCCGGGGACATTCGCCGGACTCATCGAAAAAATTCCTTACCTCAAAGATCTGGGAATTACGGCGGTTGAACTGCTGCCGATTAATGAGTTTGAAGAAATCGAAGGGTACCGCTTTAGTCCGAAAACCCGCGAACGCCTGCTTAATTTTTGGGGGTACAATTCAATCGGCTTTTTTGCCCCAAAAGCGTCCTATGCAAATGATAGCCGGAACGGTAACCAGGTCAAAGAATTCAAAACGCTTGTGAAGGCGATGCATGACGCCGGAATCGAAGTTATTCTGGATATGGTTTTTAATCACACCGCCGAGGGCAATGAGCGCGGCCCGGTTTACAATTTCAAGGGGCTGGATAATTCGGTTTATTATATCATCGATCCTGAAACCGGACGGTATCACAACTATTCCGGCTGCGGCAATACGCTGAATTGCAATCACCCGGTGGTTCGCGATTTGATTCTGGACTGCTTGCGCTACTGGGTCACAGAAATGCATGTGGACGGTTTTCGCTTCGACCTGGCCTCGATTTTTGGACGGGGTCAAGACGGCTCTGTCTTAGCAAATCCGCCACTCATCGAAAGAATTGCCCATGACCCGACCCTGGCAAACACCAAGCTCATTGCTGAAGCCTGGGACGCGGCCGGGTTGTATCAAGTAGGCAGCTTCCCGGCCTGGGGTCGCTGGGCGGAATGGAACGGCAAATTTAGAGACGATATCAGAAGTTTTGTTATAGGCGAGCCCGGCATGGTTTCAGCGCTGACAAAAAGATTATCGGGAAGCGCGGATTTGTACCAGGGAAGCGGGCGAGCACCTTATCACAGCATTAATTTTATAACCAGTCACGATGGGTTCACTTTGGCCGATCTCGTTTCTTATAATAAAAAGCACAACCAAGAAAATGGCGAAAGCAACCGGGATGGCAGCGACCACAATTTGAGCTGGAATTGCGGCCATGAAGGCCCAAGCGATTCTGAAGAAATTAACTCGCTTCGCCTGCGCCAAACAAAAAACCTGGCGGCGCTGAATTTGCTTTCCCATGGCGTTCCAATGATTCTGGCCGGCGATGAATTTGGCCGAACCCAAAGAGGAAACAGCAATGCCTATTGCCAGGATAACGAAATTAGCTGGCTTAATTGGCATACGGCCGAAGTTCATTATGGATTGCTTCGTTTTTTTAAACTGCTCATTCAATTCCGCAGGCAGCATCCGAATCTCCGGCGCATGAGTTTTGCCCAGGATGAAGAACAGCCGCCGGTCATTAGCTGGCATGGCGTTCAACTAAGGGACCCGGACTTTTCACACGACTCAAGATCGATTGCGATGCACATTCACTCCAATTCCACTGATAATGACCTCTTCCTGATCGCCAATGCCTATTGGGAAGCCCTAACT